From Streptomyces chrestomyceticus JCM 4735, one genomic window encodes:
- a CDS encoding glycosyltransferase, with protein sequence MRIGLLTEGGGPDASGETRPWRDRLVHGLPGHEFEVYTLDRGPEDGVDRGPEGGTADAAGPADTGPAARGAGSGAGGRGRARVVRAAPLYGELPAALRWRPEGRRAGARGRRARRRFAECFADLAAGFTAAEPPGGRTPTPESAADGAAHREGQADRFAAGLYGLARLARDHGGLPELLRSEQAVRILESTCRAPGALRAAHGARVGDLLAVTEELERALRPLSLDWYGAGRYGAERRGGDRYGADRHGAGRYGGGSAAPSGSGGDGLAAVDLCHATAGGSVALPGLLAKRFFGTPLLLTEYGVRLRERYLVRSGVGASAPVRALLGAFETALAAETYAEAALVTPGSARTRRWQERCGADRERMRTVYPGLDATGFAAVPDALADHSATLVWTGTVEPAKDLVSLLHAFARVHRAEPAAALRIVGAPGPAPEDAAYLAQCRVLAAQLFPDEAADARSAGDNPVSFEEVGGPGLPRPQDVYAAGSVLVLSSVAEGFPRSLVEAMLSGRATVSTDAGAVCEVIGGTGLVVPPRNPRALADACLALLLDPARRARLGAAARARALELFTVEQNVAAFRGIYLELMSRTPCRPAAGTGPDGDSVPRLFSRPAESHVPGRWAVAGGGAAQAAPPTGRAPRWAAPDPDVPATEPATGPAPEPFVAPVAEPVAEPATAGAGAGADRQRGAQP encoded by the coding sequence GGACGCGGCCGGGCCAGCGGACACCGGACCGGCGGCGCGCGGGGCGGGCAGCGGTGCGGGCGGGCGGGGCCGCGCCCGGGTGGTGCGGGCCGCGCCGCTGTACGGGGAGCTGCCCGCCGCCCTGCGGTGGCGGCCCGAAGGACGGCGCGCCGGGGCGCGCGGGCGGCGTGCGCGGCGGCGGTTCGCGGAGTGCTTCGCCGATCTGGCGGCGGGATTCACCGCGGCGGAACCGCCCGGCGGCCGGACCCCCACCCCGGAGTCGGCAGCGGACGGCGCCGCGCACCGCGAGGGTCAGGCGGACCGTTTCGCCGCCGGTCTGTACGGCCTGGCACGGCTGGCCCGCGACCACGGCGGCCTGCCCGAACTCCTCCGCTCCGAACAGGCCGTACGCATCCTGGAGAGCACCTGCCGCGCGCCCGGCGCACTGCGCGCCGCGCACGGCGCACGCGTGGGTGACCTGCTGGCCGTGACCGAGGAGCTGGAACGCGCCCTGCGTCCGCTCTCGCTGGACTGGTACGGCGCGGGCCGGTACGGCGCGGAGCGGCGCGGCGGGGACCGGTACGGCGCCGACCGGCACGGCGCGGGCCGGTACGGCGGCGGCTCCGCGGCTCCCTCCGGGAGCGGCGGTGACGGGCTCGCCGCGGTCGACCTCTGCCACGCCACGGCCGGCGGCTCCGTCGCCCTCCCCGGACTGCTGGCCAAACGCTTCTTCGGCACACCTCTCCTGCTCACCGAGTACGGCGTGCGCCTGCGCGAGCGCTACCTCGTGCGCTCCGGCGTGGGGGCGAGCGCCCCCGTACGCGCCTTGCTGGGCGCCTTCGAGACCGCGCTGGCCGCCGAGACGTACGCCGAAGCCGCGCTCGTCACCCCCGGCAGCGCCCGTACCCGGCGCTGGCAGGAACGCTGCGGCGCGGACCGGGAGCGAATGCGCACGGTGTACCCGGGCCTGGACGCGACCGGCTTCGCCGCCGTCCCCGACGCCCTGGCCGACCACTCCGCGACGCTGGTGTGGACCGGCACCGTCGAACCCGCCAAGGACCTCGTCTCGCTGCTGCACGCCTTCGCCCGCGTGCACCGGGCCGAACCGGCCGCGGCCCTGCGCATCGTCGGCGCCCCGGGCCCCGCCCCGGAGGACGCCGCCTATCTGGCCCAGTGCCGGGTGCTGGCCGCCCAGCTCTTCCCCGACGAGGCCGCCGACGCGCGGAGCGCCGGTGACAACCCGGTCTCCTTCGAGGAGGTCGGCGGCCCCGGCCTGCCGCGCCCGCAGGACGTCTACGCGGCCGGTTCGGTGCTGGTCCTCTCCAGCGTGGCGGAGGGCTTTCCGCGCTCCCTCGTGGAGGCGATGCTCAGCGGCCGCGCCACCGTCTCCACCGACGCCGGAGCGGTCTGCGAGGTCATCGGCGGTACGGGCCTGGTCGTGCCGCCGCGCAACCCGCGCGCGCTGGCCGACGCGTGCCTGGCACTCCTGCTCGACCCGGCGCGCCGCGCCCGGCTGGGCGCCGCCGCGCGCGCCCGCGCACTCGAACTGTTCACGGTGGAGCAGAATGTCGCGGCATTTCGTGGCATCTACCTGGAGCTGATGTCCCGTACGCCGTGCCGCCCGGCCGCCGGAACCGGACCGGACGGCGACAGCGTGCCCCGCCTCTTCAGCCGGCCCGCCGAGTCCCACGTACCGGGCCGCTGGGCCGTGGCGGGCGGCGGCGCCGCGCAGGCCGCACCGCCGACGGGCCGCGCACCGCGCTGGGCGGCACCGGACCCGGACGTCCCGGCCACTGAACCGGCCACAGGACCGGCCCCCGAACCGTTCGTCGCGCCGGTCGCCGAACCGGTCGCCGAACCGGCCACCGCCGGTGCGGGAGCCGGTGCCGACCGGCAGAGAGGAGCGCAACCGTGA